Proteins from one Verrucomicrobiaceae bacterium genomic window:
- a CDS encoding MotA/TolQ/ExbB proton channel family protein codes for MKFKCPTCEMQLKVEPDMAGKVVRCPGCDSKLQIPGDATSAGLPPPSGLPAPSGLPTPDAVNAPAQQEYAPPPGPELLVEQNRNARGGWEETDPTNPNPMLSFGIGFVIFLAWIGILWPFKAPEGTAPATYTTMQFIASLFFKHMLVSFTNTLFFTWAMAILYLKLQKLNHQKKALLLDVLPWEMGAEINRENVGNFIDNLYKLPHRLRDSMMVNRIRKALELFEVKQNTGDVTNMLSSQSDIDSMRIGGSYTLLKAFLWAIPILGFIGTVIGLSHAISGMNFAGMSDLKQITSTLGTVTGGLGTAFDATLLGLVLALSLNFPMNSMMKAEDDCLNSIDAFCNEILLPRLNDGGSLAGGSTEGIMDTLVKAVASAQKEFLIDLNTLSARLVEQANNLEKRASEHQARVDREFTTALTVMREKMTDAVTENVNKTTDYIRALSSGIQSLNGVLSQLGEKQILIHQVKKKGWFSRE; via the coding sequence GTGAAGTTCAAATGCCCCACCTGTGAAATGCAGCTCAAAGTCGAGCCCGATATGGCTGGCAAAGTCGTCCGCTGCCCCGGCTGCGACTCCAAACTGCAAATCCCCGGAGATGCCACTTCTGCGGGCCTGCCGCCGCCCAGCGGCCTCCCTGCACCATCAGGCCTGCCAACCCCGGATGCTGTAAATGCCCCCGCTCAGCAAGAATACGCTCCTCCTCCGGGCCCAGAGCTCCTCGTCGAGCAGAATCGCAATGCACGCGGCGGCTGGGAGGAGACCGATCCGACGAATCCCAATCCCATGCTCAGCTTTGGCATCGGCTTTGTCATCTTTCTTGCCTGGATCGGCATTTTGTGGCCCTTCAAAGCCCCCGAAGGCACCGCTCCAGCCACCTACACGACGATGCAGTTCATCGCCTCGCTGTTCTTCAAGCACATGCTCGTGAGCTTCACCAATACGCTCTTCTTCACCTGGGCCATGGCGATCCTCTACTTGAAGCTCCAGAAGCTCAATCATCAAAAGAAAGCGCTCCTACTCGATGTCCTGCCCTGGGAAATGGGGGCTGAGATCAATCGCGAAAACGTCGGCAACTTCATCGACAATCTCTACAAACTCCCCCATCGCCTGCGTGACAGCATGATGGTCAACCGCATCCGCAAGGCTCTGGAGCTCTTTGAGGTCAAACAAAACACCGGTGATGTCACCAACATGCTCTCCAGCCAGTCCGACATCGACAGCATGCGCATCGGCGGCAGCTACACCCTGCTCAAAGCCTTCCTCTGGGCCATTCCCATCCTCGGTTTCATCGGCACCGTCATCGGTCTCTCTCACGCTATCAGTGGCATGAACTTTGCCGGCATGAGTGACCTCAAACAGATCACCTCCACCCTCGGCACTGTCACAGGAGGTCTCGGCACCGCTTTCGATGCCACCCTCCTCGGCCTCGTACTCGCCCTCTCGCTGAATTTCCCCATGAACTCCATGATGAAGGCCGAAGACGACTGCCTCAACAGCATCGACGCCTTCTGCAATGAAATCCTCCTCCCGCGCCTCAATGACGGCGGCAGCCTCGCCGGTGGCAGCACGGAGGGCATCATGGACACACTCGTCAAAGCTGTCGCCTCAGCTCAAAAAGAGTTCCTCATTGATCTCAACACCCTCAGTGCACGCCTTGTGGAGCAGGCCAACAACCTCGAAAAACGAGCCTCCGAGCATCAAGCCCGCGTGGACCGCGAATTCACCACCGCACTCACCGTCATGCGGGAAAAAATGACCGATGCCGTCACCGAGAACGTCAACAAAACCACCGATTACATCCGTGCCCTCTCCAGTGGCATCCAGAGCCTCAATGGCGTCCTCTCCCAGCTCGGTGAAAAACAAATCCTCATCCATCAGGTAAAGAAAAAGGGCTGGTTCAGCCGCGAATAG
- a CDS encoding sodium:alanine symporter family protein translates to MDFAKFSSWLSGFVWGVPLIVLLFGTHLFLTVRTGFIQRYLPRAIRLSLSRKKEGEGDVSQFGALMTALAATIGTGNIIGVAGAVAVGGPGAVLWMWMTGVFGIATKYSEAVLAVKYRITMPDGSMAGGPMYALERGLGLRWLGVLFAAFTCIAAFGIGNMTQANSIVEMLIDKVKPDSVITLRWVAGSVMAVLTAAVVLGGVKSIAKVCEILVPVMAIGYVLGCVLVLIKNAALLPQAFLDIWQGAWSGQAAVGGFVGAGLKEVAQAGIARGLFSNESGLGSAPIVAAAAQTRNPVRQALVSSTATFWDTVVVCLMTGLVIVSSGHWKEGMPKAALTSAAFADLGTIGPIFLLFGLITFVFSTILGWGYYGEKAAEYLFGTRAVKPYRILWVLAVLFGSVQPAQAVWDFADAANGLMALPNLICLICLSGVIAAETRSHAHELRGTD, encoded by the coding sequence ATGGACTTTGCAAAATTCTCTTCCTGGCTCTCCGGCTTCGTCTGGGGCGTGCCCCTCATCGTGTTGCTCTTTGGCACGCATTTGTTTCTCACGGTGCGCACGGGATTCATCCAGCGCTACCTGCCACGGGCCATCCGGCTCTCGCTGTCGCGGAAAAAAGAGGGGGAGGGCGATGTGTCGCAGTTCGGTGCACTCATGACGGCCCTAGCCGCCACCATTGGCACAGGGAATATCATCGGCGTCGCTGGTGCCGTAGCAGTGGGTGGCCCCGGTGCGGTGCTTTGGATGTGGATGACAGGTGTCTTCGGCATCGCCACCAAGTATTCGGAGGCCGTGCTCGCGGTGAAATACCGCATCACCATGCCAGATGGCAGCATGGCGGGCGGCCCCATGTATGCACTGGAGCGTGGTCTGGGCCTGAGGTGGCTAGGGGTGCTCTTTGCCGCCTTCACCTGCATCGCCGCCTTTGGCATCGGCAACATGACCCAGGCCAACAGCATCGTCGAAATGCTCATCGACAAAGTGAAGCCTGACTCCGTCATCACCCTGCGCTGGGTCGCGGGCAGTGTGATGGCCGTATTGACTGCCGCCGTCGTCCTCGGAGGAGTCAAGAGTATCGCGAAAGTGTGCGAAATCCTCGTTCCCGTCATGGCCATCGGTTACGTCCTCGGCTGTGTGCTGGTCTTGATCAAGAATGCAGCCCTGCTGCCCCAGGCCTTTCTGGACATCTGGCAGGGAGCCTGGAGCGGCCAGGCCGCCGTGGGTGGCTTTGTCGGAGCTGGTCTCAAAGAAGTCGCTCAGGCAGGCATCGCACGCGGCCTCTTTTCGAATGAGTCGGGCCTCGGCTCTGCGCCCATCGTCGCCGCCGCTGCTCAGACACGCAATCCCGTGCGGCAGGCCCTCGTCAGCAGTACGGCCACCTTTTGGGACACCGTCGTCGTCTGCCTCATGACCGGACTCGTCATCGTCAGCAGTGGGCATTGGAAAGAGGGCATGCCCAAGGCCGCACTCACCAGCGCCGCCTTTGCAGACCTAGGCACCATCGGGCCTATCTTTTTGCTCTTTGGGCTCATCACCTTCGTCTTCTCCACCATCCTCGGTTGGGGTTATTACGGAGAAAAAGCAGCCGAGTACCTTTTCGGCACCCGTGCGGTGAAGCCCTACCGCATCCTCTGGGTGCTCGCAGTGCTCTTTGGCAGCGTGCAGCCCGCACAGGCCGTCTGGGACTTTGCAGATGCGGCCAATGGTCTCATGGCCCTGCCCAATCTCATCTGCCTCATCTGCCTCAGTGGCGTCATCGCCGCAGAGACACGCTCCCACGCTCATGAATTGCGAGGTACCGATTAA
- a CDS encoding Uma2 family endonuclease, with protein sequence MGIPKVIVRYSAEEYYDLEEEEAYKSEYYDGEIFSMAGGSPEHSLIVMNLLRELGTRLKGKTCTPYDGNLRIQIPATGLITYPDVSVFCKKLEFDPKDKRQQTAINPTVLIEVLSKSTESYDRGKKSENYRQLESLKAYILVSQTSPHIELYERHGDGFWFLTEAKGLDQEIPIKPLGLKLPLAEVYDRIKFGKK encoded by the coding sequence ATGGGAATCCCGAAAGTCATCGTCCGCTATTCAGCCGAGGAATATTACGACCTCGAAGAGGAGGAGGCGTACAAGAGCGAGTATTATGATGGAGAAATCTTTTCCATGGCAGGTGGTAGCCCAGAACACAGTCTGATCGTCATGAATCTGCTGCGAGAACTTGGTACCCGTCTCAAAGGCAAAACCTGCACCCCATACGACGGCAATTTGCGCATTCAGATTCCTGCCACGGGGCTGATCACCTACCCAGACGTCTCAGTGTTCTGCAAAAAGCTGGAGTTTGATCCGAAAGACAAGCGTCAACAAACAGCGATCAATCCGACGGTGCTGATCGAAGTGCTCTCGAAGTCCACCGAGAGCTACGACCGTGGTAAGAAGTCCGAAAACTATCGCCAACTCGAGTCCCTGAAGGCCTACATCCTCGTCAGTCAGACCAGTCCGCACATTGAGCTCTATGAGCGTCATGGAGACGGCTTCTGGTTCCTCACGGAGGCAAAAGGGCTCGATCAGGAGATCCCGATCAAGCCGCTAGGCCTGAAGCTGCCGCTGGCGGAGGTCTATGACCGGATCAAGTTTGGTAAGAAGTGA
- a CDS encoding DNA gyrase/topoisomerase IV subunit A, which translates to MLPSAAPVEHKPVDDLYGDWFLDYASYVILERAVPHIHDGLKPVQRRILHSLHELEDGRYNKVANVVGNTMKYHPHGDASIGDAMVQIGQKELLIDTQGNWGNTLTGDNAAAPRYIEARLSKFALDVVYSPKVTEWASSYDGRNKEPVTLPVKFPLLLAQGVEGIAVGLSCRILPHNFIELCDASIAALRGEDFKLLPDFATGGIMDATDYNDGQRGGRVRVRAKIEPGPKKNTLVISQIPFGTTTGGLQDSIVAANDKGKIKIARVDDNTAEFVELVIQLPAGADADQTIQALYAFTDCEISLSPNAVVIFEDKPRFVGVTELLKSSAEHTKKLLGQELEIQLGELNEKWHFSSLEKIFIENRIYRKIEECETWEAVMAAIWKGLKPFLSQLKREVNDEDVARLTEIKIKRISKFNSFEADEYIKKLEEDIEGVQKNLKQLTRYTIAHFERLKKTYGPGRERKTQIAGTLERVSAAEVIMQNETLYLNAKDGFAGTGLKREGEPLCKCSPLDDVIFFTKDGTMSVTKAGEKFFVGKNPPYIGLFKKDDQAVYSLVYRDGRQGVVMAKRFRIGGITRDKEYVLTRGTPGSSVLYLIRHETEEESNAFTAVVHLKPALYLRNLTIKFPFNSLAIKNRESQGNIITKHSVDRVVREPKSGE; encoded by the coding sequence ATCCTGCCCTCCGCTGCCCCGGTGGAGCATAAGCCCGTGGACGACCTCTACGGCGACTGGTTCCTCGATTACGCCAGTTACGTCATTTTGGAGCGTGCTGTGCCGCACATCCATGACGGGCTAAAACCCGTCCAGCGCCGCATTTTGCACTCCCTGCATGAGCTGGAAGACGGCCGTTACAACAAGGTGGCCAATGTCGTCGGCAATACGATGAAATACCATCCGCATGGCGATGCATCGATCGGCGATGCCATGGTCCAAATCGGCCAAAAAGAGCTGCTCATCGACACCCAGGGCAACTGGGGCAACACCCTCACCGGCGACAACGCCGCTGCTCCGCGATACATCGAGGCCCGTCTCTCGAAATTCGCCCTCGATGTCGTCTATAGCCCCAAAGTCACCGAATGGGCCTCCAGCTACGATGGGCGCAATAAAGAGCCCGTCACGCTCCCGGTGAAATTCCCGCTCCTGCTCGCTCAGGGCGTCGAAGGCATCGCGGTGGGTCTTTCCTGCCGTATTCTGCCGCATAACTTCATCGAGCTCTGCGACGCCAGCATTGCCGCCCTGCGTGGCGAGGACTTCAAGCTCCTCCCCGACTTCGCCACTGGTGGCATCATGGACGCTACCGACTACAATGACGGCCAGCGTGGCGGCCGTGTCCGTGTGCGGGCCAAAATCGAGCCCGGACCGAAGAAAAACACCCTCGTCATCTCCCAGATCCCCTTTGGCACCACCACGGGCGGTTTGCAGGACAGCATCGTCGCCGCGAACGACAAAGGGAAGATCAAGATCGCCCGTGTGGACGACAACACGGCTGAATTCGTGGAGCTAGTCATCCAGCTCCCCGCCGGTGCAGACGCGGATCAGACCATCCAGGCCCTCTATGCCTTCACCGATTGCGAAATCAGCCTCTCACCGAACGCGGTGGTCATTTTCGAGGACAAGCCGCGCTTCGTCGGCGTCACCGAGCTCCTGAAATCCAGCGCCGAGCACACCAAGAAGCTCCTTGGCCAGGAACTCGAAATCCAACTCGGTGAGCTGAACGAAAAATGGCACTTCAGCTCCCTGGAGAAGATTTTCATCGAAAACCGCATCTACCGGAAGATCGAAGAATGCGAGACCTGGGAAGCCGTGATGGCCGCCATCTGGAAAGGCCTGAAGCCCTTCCTCAGCCAGCTCAAGCGAGAAGTGAATGACGAAGACGTCGCCCGGCTCACCGAGATCAAAATCAAGCGCATCTCCAAGTTCAACAGCTTCGAGGCCGACGAGTACATCAAGAAGCTCGAAGAAGACATCGAGGGCGTGCAGAAGAACCTCAAGCAGCTCACACGCTACACCATCGCCCACTTTGAGCGGCTCAAGAAGACCTACGGCCCAGGTCGCGAGCGCAAAACGCAGATCGCAGGCACCCTCGAGCGTGTCTCCGCCGCCGAGGTCATCATGCAGAACGAGACCCTCTACCTCAATGCCAAGGACGGCTTCGCCGGCACTGGCCTGAAGAGGGAAGGGGAGCCGCTCTGCAAATGCTCACCTCTGGATGATGTGATCTTCTTCACCAAAGACGGCACCATGAGCGTCACCAAAGCGGGAGAGAAATTCTTCGTCGGCAAAAATCCGCCCTACATCGGCCTCTTTAAAAAGGACGATCAGGCCGTGTACAGCCTGGTTTATCGTGATGGACGCCAGGGCGTCGTCATGGCCAAGCGCTTCCGCATCGGCGGCATCACGCGTGATAAGGAATACGTCCTCACCCGTGGCACCCCCGGCTCCAGCGTGCTCTACCTCATCCGCCACGAGACAGAGGAGGAGAGCAATGCCTTCACCGCCGTGGTCCACCTGAAACCCGCGCTCTACCTGCGGAATCTGACGATCAAGTTCCCCTTCAACTCACTGGCCATCAAAAACCGCGAGTCCCAGGGCAACATCATCACCAAGCACAGCGTCGATCGCGTCGTCCGCGAGCCGAAGAGCGGCGAGTAA
- a CDS encoding transglycosylase domain-containing protein, translating into MKKTDSPAKKPAPKMRRVLTRWQRLKRAVLFMLMGGSLLATLALTVIVAVYSSMAKSFDLAALGQMPERTVVYDSTGQILGRMHGENRIVVPLSEVSPLFVKALLAREDSRFYLHGGIDFKGVARATLRNVKDGRIVQGASTLTMQLARNSYPELGDARTIHRKLLEMMLARRIEKELRAREAATGTKAKDQIIEHYVNRIFFGTGIYGIQRASQVYFGKHASQLSQRGGTHRRHHSQSGALFPFPQLRRSDQGTQRCAPAHAHAQSDHAR; encoded by the coding sequence ATGAAAAAAACTGATTCTCCCGCCAAAAAGCCCGCTCCGAAGATGCGGCGTGTGCTGACGCGTTGGCAGCGATTGAAGCGAGCGGTGCTCTTTATGCTCATGGGTGGCTCGCTGCTGGCCACGCTGGCTCTCACGGTCATCGTGGCGGTGTATAGCAGTATGGCGAAGAGCTTTGACCTCGCGGCGCTGGGGCAGATGCCAGAGCGCACGGTGGTGTATGACTCGACCGGGCAGATCCTCGGTCGGATGCATGGAGAGAATCGCATCGTGGTACCGCTGAGTGAGGTCTCTCCGCTGTTTGTGAAGGCGCTGCTGGCCCGTGAGGACTCACGCTTCTACCTGCATGGCGGGATCGACTTCAAAGGCGTCGCCCGTGCCACGCTGCGGAATGTGAAGGACGGGCGGATCGTGCAGGGGGCGAGTACCCTCACCATGCAGCTAGCGCGGAATAGCTACCCCGAGCTGGGCGATGCACGCACCATCCACCGCAAGCTGCTGGAGATGATGCTGGCACGGCGCATCGAGAAGGAGCTGCGAGCACGCGAGGCCGCGACCGGGACGAAGGCGAAGGACCAGATCATCGAGCACTATGTGAACCGCATTTTCTTTGGCACCGGGATCTATGGCATCCAGCGGGCGAGTCAGGTGTACTTCGGCAAGCACGCGAGCCAGCTCTCTCAGCGAGGCGGCACTCATCGCAGGCATCATTCGCAGTCCGGTGCGCTTTTCCCCTTTCCGCAATTACGAAGGAGCGATCAAGGAACGCAACGATGTGCTCCAGCGCATGCTCACGCTCAAAGCGATCACGCCCGATGA